A DNA window from Micromonospora inyonensis contains the following coding sequences:
- a CDS encoding aminoglycoside phosphotransferase family protein — protein sequence MTTADTVVTPVVADTGAWAAAIDVIRKPAPPYEGRFLHRDFQPGNVLFDLRSPGPAGARITGVVDWAGTSWGPVDLDVAHCATNLALLHGPAWGRRFAQAYEEAGGVLAAAASERLYWQVRDALACSEEVRSVAQPWREAGRADLTTRVVEERLDAYVSALMDGPAAATS from the coding sequence TTGACGACCGCCGACACCGTCGTGACTCCGGTGGTCGCCGACACGGGGGCTTGGGCCGCAGCGATCGACGTGATCCGCAAGCCCGCGCCGCCCTATGAAGGGCGATTCCTGCACCGGGACTTTCAACCCGGCAACGTGCTGTTCGACCTGCGGTCCCCCGGGCCGGCAGGTGCCCGGATCACCGGGGTCGTCGACTGGGCGGGGACATCCTGGGGCCCGGTGGATCTCGATGTGGCGCACTGCGCCACCAATCTCGCGCTGTTGCACGGCCCGGCCTGGGGCCGGCGGTTCGCGCAGGCGTACGAGGAGGCCGGCGGAGTGCTGGCCGCCGCCGCGAGCGAACGGCTGTACTGGCAGGTGCGGGACGCGCTGGCGTGCTCAGAGGAGGTGCGGTCGGTGGCGCAGCCATGGCGCGAGGCGGGCAGGGCAGACCTGACGACGCGAGTCGTGGAGGAGCGGCTGGACGCCTATGTCTCCGCCCTGATGGATGGTCCGGCAGCGGCCACGTCGTGA
- a CDS encoding amidohydrolase family protein — protein sequence MFPDADLPARQDLVLTGVTAVTMDPRLGELEDATVTVESGVITAVSTEPPAGSAGPGTRVLDGRGLIVLPGFVDTHWHLWNSLLRGTVGDAPGRDYFSVKRGLGPHHELDDFYWAARFALAEAVTAGITTVHNWDHNVRSADDADVNVRAQLDAGVRGRFSYGPRDSTPADEPMDLDDVRRFAGRWPAERLDGLLDVGVALRGPYRTPAEVYRREWATARELGLPITMHCDRCLREEGCRSCGLTRLADEGLLGPDMQIVHAVHASAADIAALAATGTSVSLSPITELRTMGFPLVSEMIEAGVPVSLSTDTLAMPTAPDVFTTLRAVEAVETARCGPAAVTPRRLLQMATIDGAKDLGLGDVTGSITEGKRADLLLLDAAASNLLPTGDVIEALVRQGRATDIVAVVVDGRVLFENGRLTQPSARAAVAGADARRNALVERARVAGDWD from the coding sequence ATGTTTCCTGACGCCGATCTGCCCGCACGACAGGACTTGGTCCTGACCGGTGTCACCGCGGTGACGATGGACCCCCGGTTGGGAGAGCTGGAGGACGCCACCGTGACGGTGGAGTCCGGCGTGATCACCGCCGTGTCGACCGAACCGCCTGCGGGGTCCGCGGGGCCGGGCACCAGGGTGCTCGACGGGAGAGGTCTCATCGTGCTGCCCGGTTTCGTCGATACCCACTGGCACCTGTGGAACAGCCTGCTCCGCGGTACCGTCGGCGACGCACCAGGTCGCGACTACTTCTCTGTGAAGCGTGGTCTCGGCCCTCACCACGAACTCGACGACTTCTACTGGGCGGCGCGTTTCGCGCTCGCCGAGGCGGTGACCGCCGGCATCACCACGGTGCACAACTGGGATCACAACGTCCGGTCCGCCGATGACGCTGATGTGAACGTCCGGGCGCAACTCGATGCCGGCGTCCGTGGCAGGTTCTCCTACGGTCCGCGGGACTCCACGCCCGCGGACGAGCCGATGGACCTCGACGACGTCCGCCGGTTCGCCGGCCGTTGGCCGGCGGAGCGGCTGGACGGCCTGCTGGATGTCGGGGTGGCGCTACGCGGGCCGTACCGGACGCCTGCGGAGGTCTACCGGCGCGAGTGGGCGACCGCGCGCGAGCTGGGCCTGCCGATCACGATGCACTGCGACCGCTGCCTGCGGGAGGAGGGATGCCGTTCGTGCGGTCTCACCCGGCTCGCCGACGAGGGGCTGCTGGGGCCGGACATGCAGATCGTGCATGCCGTGCATGCCTCGGCGGCGGACATCGCAGCCTTGGCGGCCACCGGGACCAGTGTGTCCCTCAGCCCGATCACTGAGCTGCGCACGATGGGTTTCCCACTGGTCAGCGAGATGATCGAGGCAGGGGTGCCGGTCTCGTTGTCGACGGACACCCTGGCGATGCCGACCGCACCTGACGTTTTCACCACGCTCCGCGCTGTGGAGGCCGTCGAGACCGCCCGGTGCGGACCGGCGGCCGTCACCCCACGCCGGCTCCTACAGATGGCGACCATCGACGGCGCCAAGGATCTCGGGCTCGGCGACGTGACGGGATCCATCACCGAGGGGAAGCGAGCCGACCTGCTGCTGCTCGACGCGGCCGCTTCCAACCTGCTTCCCACGGGCGACGTCATCGAGGCGCTCGTCCGCCAGGGCCGCGCCACCGACATCGTCGCTGTCGTGGTCGACGGTCGGGTCCTCTTTGAGAACGGCCGGCTCACCCAGCCGTCGGCTCGCGCCGCGGTCGCCGGCGCCGACGCCCGCCGAAACGCTCTGGTCGAGCGTGCGCGCGTGGCCGGCGACTGGGACTGA
- a CDS encoding sulfotransferase domain-containing protein produces MDASSPDQAIIISTGRCGSTLLSDLIAEQRDTLSVQEFFVPMGSWIEDRERLSGAEYWSRVSEPNPALSALFRIGLPPPEVRYPENGRWAGNLGELPRVLATTLPKISSDPDHLYDTLAERVPGFPTQPVAQHHRMFLELLTSLHNRRRWVERSGGSSHFALSLLKHFPTAKIVYLTRSWADTAESMRHHSYFQLLELRMNAFRRYGLDPFELDADQPVPEEMKRYLPGQLTARTLRERGGDIGHYLVLCAFLANEAEQAIADAGPRELLTMTYEDLVDDPLTQLGRLGRFLGFDDWAPWAHRVVGSVKTRPRGLQARL; encoded by the coding sequence ATGGACGCATCGAGCCCTGACCAGGCGATCATCATCAGCACCGGGCGGTGTGGGTCGACGTTGCTGTCCGACCTGATCGCCGAGCAGCGCGACACGCTGTCGGTCCAGGAGTTCTTCGTGCCGATGGGGTCCTGGATCGAGGACAGGGAGAGGCTCAGCGGTGCCGAGTACTGGTCGAGGGTGAGCGAGCCCAACCCGGCACTCTCCGCCCTCTTCCGGATCGGACTCCCGCCGCCCGAGGTGCGCTACCCCGAGAATGGCCGGTGGGCCGGCAATCTCGGGGAGCTGCCGCGGGTTCTGGCGACCACGCTGCCGAAGATCTCGTCCGATCCGGACCACCTGTACGACACACTCGCAGAACGGGTGCCCGGGTTTCCCACCCAACCGGTGGCGCAGCACCATCGGATGTTCCTGGAGTTGCTCACCTCGCTCCACAACCGGCGGCGCTGGGTCGAGCGTTCCGGTGGCTCCAGCCACTTCGCCCTGTCACTGCTGAAGCACTTTCCGACCGCGAAGATCGTCTATCTGACCCGTAGCTGGGCGGACACCGCCGAGTCGATGAGGCACCACTCCTACTTCCAGCTCCTCGAGCTTCGCATGAACGCGTTCCGCCGGTACGGGCTCGACCCGTTCGAGCTCGACGCCGACCAGCCGGTGCCGGAGGAGATGAAGCGTTACCTGCCCGGCCAGCTGACGGCCCGGACGCTACGCGAACGCGGCGGGGACATCGGGCACTACCTGGTCCTGTGCGCGTTCCTCGCCAACGAGGCCGAGCAGGCCATCGCCGACGCCGGGCCGCGCGAGCTGTTGACGATGACGTACGAGGACCTCGTCGACGACCCGCTGACGCAGCTCGGTCGGCTGGGCCGGTTCCTGGGCTTCGACGACTGGGCGCCGTGGGCGCACCGGGTCGTCGGGTCGGTTAAGACCCGCCCTCGCGGGCTCCAAGCCAGGCTGTAA
- a CDS encoding phosphotransferase, producing the protein MSRHLEVGERIVRTETLLGGITARMRMLTVDRPDGSTRGLVLRSFVDPFHLRHAEDWLNREADALSLLTRTSVPAPELVAVDPTATHCEYPSLLMTHLAGRTILHDEGVETRVLLLARQLVAIHAVRPTERPRK; encoded by the coding sequence GTGAGCCGGCACCTGGAGGTCGGTGAGCGAATCGTCAGGACCGAGACGCTGCTCGGCGGCATCACCGCCCGGATGCGGATGTTGACCGTCGACAGGCCGGACGGCAGCACCCGGGGCCTGGTGCTGCGAAGCTTCGTCGACCCGTTCCATCTGAGGCACGCCGAGGACTGGCTGAACCGGGAGGCCGACGCCCTGTCCCTGCTCACGCGGACCAGCGTGCCGGCTCCTGAACTGGTGGCGGTCGATCCGACCGCCACGCATTGCGAGTATCCGTCGCTCCTGATGACGCATCTGGCAGGCCGGACCATCCTCCACGACGAGGGCGTGGAGACGCGCGTTCTCCTGTTGGCCCGTCAGCTCGTGGCGATCCACGCGGTGCGACCCACCGAGCGGCCCCGAAAGTAA
- a CDS encoding sulfite exporter TauE/SafE family protein has product MSGSWQFIGLAAGGLLAGAVNAVAGGGSMISFPALLAMGVAPVTANVTSAVAAVPGYLGGSIGYAAELTGQGRRIVRLGLVSVVGAAGGALTLLVVSADVFRAVVPGLVLASAVMLAVQPRVLSWVARRGGGGSHRPALLSSQLAVAFYGGFFAAGLGIVMLATLGMFLNDSTQRLNALKGVLSLVVGSVSAIAFVSLTSVAWGPAVLLAATGLVGGRLGVLAARRIPPAALRWTVAVWGGGVAIALEVSRHVS; this is encoded by the coding sequence GTGAGCGGCTCGTGGCAGTTCATCGGTCTGGCGGCGGGCGGCTTGCTGGCGGGCGCGGTGAACGCCGTGGCCGGCGGCGGGTCGATGATCTCCTTCCCCGCCCTGCTGGCAATGGGGGTCGCACCCGTCACCGCGAACGTCACCAGCGCGGTGGCGGCGGTGCCCGGGTATCTCGGTGGCTCGATCGGGTACGCGGCGGAGCTGACCGGCCAGGGGCGACGGATCGTACGACTCGGTTTGGTGAGCGTGGTCGGCGCGGCTGGCGGGGCGCTGACCCTGCTGGTGGTCAGCGCCGACGTCTTCCGGGCCGTGGTACCTGGGCTGGTGCTCGCCTCCGCCGTGATGCTGGCCGTGCAGCCTCGCGTCCTCTCCTGGGTGGCGCGGCGTGGTGGCGGTGGATCGCACCGGCCCGCCCTGCTGTCATCTCAGCTCGCCGTGGCGTTCTACGGCGGGTTCTTCGCCGCCGGTCTGGGCATCGTGATGTTGGCTACCCTCGGGATGTTCCTCAATGATTCGACGCAGCGGCTCAATGCGCTCAAGGGCGTCCTGTCGCTGGTCGTCGGTTCGGTCTCTGCAATTGCCTTCGTGTCTCTCACCTCCGTGGCCTGGGGTCCGGCGGTGCTGCTGGCTGCGACGGGACTGGTCGGCGGTCGGCTCGGTGTGCTGGCCGCCCGACGTATCCCGCCGGCCGCGCTCCGCTGGACGGTCGCCGTGTGGGGTGGGGGCGTCGCCATCGCTCTGGAGGTTAGCCGGCATGTTTCCTGA
- a CDS encoding MFS transporter → MGGDQMTTNVVPTDTTPGRGATRPAIAMFALLLLAYSVNAMDRMVFPMLLPEVRSEYGFSLDQSGLQATVFALGMGITGIPAGIALARFGRKPLIVVGTVAFSVATIMTIASAGFADMLVWRVLSGVGEALQLAAIITVAAGAFPRHRGLAIGAVNMAFATGSVVGPTAAAALLVEHGTWRSPMIVFGALGLVLAVAVMIFVPRRFTEAAGGAPTQSRYVGGVRSLVSWNPLLLAVITVLFGLADFAYIGLYPTYLRENLGFTPGQAGLAVGLAGLAAFASPLGGLLTDRLDPRACLGLVSLLTAAAASALFLGPPTPGWHAAFSFLFGLFASSGVYVVLASLLVKSVHPDIVGHASGLFITCIYVAAGIAGYVFSRIVGAVDWVGAGLVQIAGFSLAGALLALLLRPSLFSTAVPTESEIR, encoded by the coding sequence TTGGGTGGTGACCAGATGACTACCAACGTTGTACCGACCGACACCACACCGGGGCGAGGCGCGACCAGGCCAGCCATCGCGATGTTCGCGTTGCTCCTCCTGGCCTACTCGGTCAACGCGATGGACCGCATGGTCTTCCCGATGCTGCTCCCCGAGGTCAGATCCGAGTATGGGTTCAGCCTGGACCAGTCCGGTCTTCAGGCCACGGTGTTCGCGCTCGGCATGGGGATCACAGGCATCCCCGCCGGGATCGCGCTCGCGAGATTCGGTCGCAAGCCCCTGATCGTCGTCGGCACCGTGGCCTTCTCGGTGGCGACGATCATGACGATCGCCAGCGCCGGCTTCGCCGACATGCTGGTCTGGCGGGTGCTCTCCGGCGTCGGGGAGGCGCTTCAGTTGGCCGCGATCATCACCGTGGCGGCCGGAGCGTTCCCGCGGCACCGCGGGCTGGCGATCGGCGCGGTGAACATGGCGTTCGCTACCGGCTCGGTCGTGGGCCCAACCGCGGCGGCCGCCCTGCTGGTGGAGCACGGCACCTGGCGTTCGCCGATGATCGTCTTCGGGGCGCTCGGCCTGGTCCTGGCCGTCGCCGTCATGATCTTCGTGCCGCGCCGGTTCACCGAGGCGGCCGGCGGTGCACCCACCCAGTCCCGGTACGTCGGTGGTGTGCGATCGCTGGTGAGCTGGAACCCGTTGCTTCTGGCCGTCATCACCGTGCTGTTCGGGCTGGCTGACTTCGCCTACATCGGCCTGTACCCGACCTACCTGCGCGAGAATCTCGGCTTCACCCCCGGTCAGGCAGGGCTCGCGGTGGGTCTGGCGGGTCTGGCCGCGTTCGCGTCGCCGCTGGGGGGCCTTCTCACCGACCGGCTCGATCCCCGCGCCTGCCTGGGTCTGGTGAGCCTGCTGACGGCCGCGGCCGCCTCCGCCCTGTTCCTCGGTCCCCCGACGCCGGGGTGGCACGCGGCGTTCTCCTTCCTGTTCGGCCTCTTCGCCAGCAGCGGTGTGTATGTCGTTCTCGCCAGTCTGCTGGTGAAGTCGGTGCATCCCGACATCGTGGGGCACGCCTCGGGGCTCTTTATCACCTGCATCTATGTCGCAGCGGGCATCGCGGGCTACGTGTTCAGCCGCATCGTGGGCGCCGTCGACTGGGTCGGCGCTGGGCTCGTGCAGATCGCCGGCTTCTCCCTGGCCGGGGCGCTGCTGGCCCTGTTGCTGCGTCCGTCCCTGTTCAGCACCGCCGTACCCACCGAATCGGAGATCCGATGA
- a CDS encoding zinc metalloprotease, whose product MRRKSTFQLAVLIATASTFLAAGGASGAVNTAAPGTASPGAAACEPGADVHSAARVREGATVHEPELYSKNEANAYGVIKDSPRLANGSVTVPTVFHMISDHAFSAAETERWKTLIAAQMTVLNDSFAGRTATDASDTPFRFSLVDTTWTVNSDWYTVVPGKNERDMKQALHTGDSRTLNVYAANIGDGLLGWAYFPKGYNNGRDYIDGVVMLDESMPGGTAGKYALGDTLTHEVGHWLMLEHTFAHGCAASGDYVADTPREAAPQFNCPQGADSCTAPGLDPIHNFMDYTQDSCMDMFTPGQADRMSDAWVAFRAGGSK is encoded by the coding sequence ATGCGCAGAAAATCCACCTTCCAACTGGCAGTCCTGATCGCTACCGCGTCGACGTTCCTGGCTGCCGGCGGCGCCTCCGGAGCGGTGAACACGGCAGCGCCCGGGACCGCCTCCCCGGGTGCCGCGGCGTGTGAGCCGGGCGCCGATGTGCACAGCGCGGCGCGGGTGCGCGAGGGCGCCACCGTGCACGAGCCGGAGTTGTACTCCAAGAACGAGGCGAACGCCTACGGCGTGATCAAGGACTCGCCGCGCCTGGCCAACGGCAGCGTCACCGTGCCCACGGTCTTCCACATGATCTCCGACCACGCCTTCAGCGCCGCCGAGACGGAGAGGTGGAAGACCCTGATCGCGGCGCAGATGACGGTGCTCAACGACTCGTTCGCGGGCCGCACCGCGACGGACGCCTCCGACACGCCGTTCCGGTTCTCGCTCGTCGACACCACCTGGACGGTGAACAGCGACTGGTACACGGTCGTGCCGGGCAAGAACGAGCGGGACATGAAGCAGGCGCTGCACACCGGCGATTCCCGCACCCTGAACGTGTACGCGGCCAACATCGGCGACGGGCTCCTCGGCTGGGCGTACTTCCCGAAGGGTTACAACAACGGCCGGGACTACATCGACGGCGTCGTGATGCTCGACGAGTCGATGCCGGGCGGAACGGCGGGCAAGTACGCCCTCGGCGACACGCTGACCCACGAGGTCGGGCACTGGCTGATGCTGGAGCACACCTTCGCGCACGGCTGCGCCGCCTCCGGTGACTACGTCGCCGACACTCCCCGGGAGGCGGCGCCGCAGTTCAACTGCCCGCAGGGCGCGGACAGCTGCACCGCCCCCGGTCTGGACCCGATCCACAACTTCATGGACTACACGCAGGACTCCTGCATGGACATGTTCACCCCGGGCCAGGCGGACCGGATGAGTGATGCCTGGGTGGCCTTCCGGGCCGGCGGCAGCAAATAG
- a CDS encoding acyl carrier protein: MSVDQATILAEVAAMVHAIRDDAGVDGEITMATRFQDDLEMESIDVISLAGRLQARYGNVVNFAQFVAKLDLDSIRQLRVGHLVAHIATALDGADADAGHADAGLGPAGRSA, translated from the coding sequence ATGTCCGTAGACCAGGCCACCATCCTCGCCGAGGTCGCCGCGATGGTGCACGCGATCCGCGACGACGCCGGAGTCGACGGTGAGATCACCATGGCGACCAGGTTCCAGGACGACCTGGAGATGGAGAGCATCGACGTCATCTCCCTCGCCGGCCGCCTCCAGGCGCGGTACGGCAACGTGGTCAACTTCGCCCAGTTCGTGGCCAAACTGGACCTGGACTCCATTCGACAACTGCGGGTCGGCCACCTCGTCGCACACATAGCCACCGCGCTCGACGGGGCGGACGCGGACGCCGGCCATGCGGACGCCGGCCTCGGCCCGGCGGGCCGGTCCGCATGA
- a CDS encoding DUF4153 domain-containing protein — protein MHLVAVGGRPGVPTYPGLAGGFYRPKPPGPSFLQRYWPGPKPARGRAVPAAVGVGALGLAFFVPLSRTGIGWFLGWLAVTVAVVFAVRRAVAELPRSERWVRAGWAGAALALLAVPAFRNAWWLVTFCVLVALGCAALGVVGGRRIRSILFSLVAAPTAAFRGLPWVRAHFRSPADPGLLRRVVGSATATIAALVVFGTLLASADSAFSVLLGAIVPEVGVGTVLRWVFLATVGALCVVAAVWTLSAPPDLSAVDRPTRRSLGMTEWAPAISALTLLFGGFVAVQFTVLFGGERHVLRTAGLDYAEYARSGFWQLLAVTLLTLAVLGGVGRWARRESRAERIVLRVLLGALSALSVVIVISALSRMYTYQKVYSFTGERLFVMAFELLLGSVFLMILAAGLRLRGAWIPRGTVALAVAMLLGLAVLNPEGYAAGRNIDRYRETGKIDAWYLRALSADATPALAGLPDPVRRCTLSWIAEDLDEPDPWYTWNLGRLRARQALDRAGPDAVGGPTDCRAADQYDLPRNRQPR, from the coding sequence GTGCACCTCGTCGCCGTCGGCGGCCGGCCGGGTGTTCCGACGTACCCGGGGTTGGCCGGTGGCTTCTACCGGCCGAAGCCGCCCGGACCGTCGTTCCTCCAGCGGTACTGGCCCGGACCGAAGCCGGCCCGTGGGCGGGCGGTGCCTGCCGCCGTCGGTGTCGGCGCGCTCGGGCTGGCGTTCTTCGTGCCGCTGAGCCGCACCGGGATCGGGTGGTTCCTCGGCTGGCTGGCGGTGACCGTGGCGGTGGTGTTCGCGGTCCGGCGGGCGGTGGCCGAGCTGCCGCGCAGCGAGCGGTGGGTTCGGGCCGGCTGGGCGGGGGCGGCGTTGGCGCTGCTGGCGGTGCCGGCGTTCCGCAACGCCTGGTGGCTGGTGACGTTCTGCGTCCTGGTCGCGCTGGGCTGCGCGGCGCTCGGCGTGGTCGGGGGTCGGCGCATCCGGTCGATCCTGTTCAGTCTGGTGGCCGCGCCGACCGCGGCGTTCCGGGGACTGCCCTGGGTACGCGCCCACTTCCGGTCCCCGGCCGACCCGGGGTTGCTCCGTCGCGTGGTCGGCTCGGCCACGGCCACCATCGCCGCGCTTGTCGTCTTCGGCACCCTGCTCGCCTCCGCCGACAGCGCGTTCTCGGTGCTGCTCGGTGCGATCGTGCCCGAGGTCGGCGTCGGTACGGTGCTCCGCTGGGTCTTCCTCGCCACGGTGGGCGCGCTCTGCGTGGTGGCCGCCGTGTGGACCCTCTCCGCGCCACCGGACCTGTCGGCGGTGGACCGCCCGACCCGCCGCAGCCTCGGCATGACGGAGTGGGCTCCGGCCATCAGCGCGCTGACCCTGCTGTTCGGCGGTTTCGTCGCGGTGCAGTTCACCGTGCTGTTCGGTGGCGAGCGGCACGTACTGCGTACTGCGGGTCTCGACTACGCCGAGTACGCCCGCAGCGGCTTCTGGCAGCTCCTGGCGGTCACCCTGCTGACGTTGGCGGTACTCGGCGGCGTGGGTCGCTGGGCGCGACGGGAGAGCAGGGCCGAGCGGATCGTGCTGCGTGTCCTGCTCGGTGCGCTGAGCGCCCTCAGCGTCGTGATCGTGATCTCGGCGCTGTCCCGGATGTACACGTACCAGAAGGTCTACAGCTTCACCGGCGAGCGACTGTTCGTGATGGCGTTCGAGCTGCTCCTCGGCAGCGTCTTCCTGATGATCCTCGCCGCCGGGCTACGGCTGCGGGGCGCCTGGATCCCGCGCGGGACGGTGGCGCTCGCCGTGGCGATGCTGCTCGGCCTGGCGGTGCTCAACCCGGAGGGGTACGCCGCCGGCCGCAACATCGACCGGTACCGGGAGACCGGCAAGATCGACGCCTGGTATCTGCGGGCGTTGTCGGCCGACGCGACCCCCGCCCTGGCCGGCCTGCCCGACCCGGTACGCCGCTGCACGCTGAGCTGGATCGCCGAGGACCTCGACGAGCCGGACCCCTGGTACACCTGGAACCTGGGCCGGCTCCGCGCCCGGCAGGCCCTGGACCGGGCCGGTCCGGACGCGGTCGGCGGCCCGACCGACTGCCGGGCGGCCGACCAGTACGACCTGCCGAGGAACCGCCAGCCCCGCTGA
- a CDS encoding alpha/beta fold hydrolase → MSVLRANGLAVHVEQLRPPEAAPGVPGGGPTAVLIHGLATDNLASWYLSMAHPLAAAGLRVIMYDLRGHGKSERPPAGYTLDHFVDDLAALLTVLDVTGPVHLLGNSFGGTIAFGYAARHPEQVAAIAAVESSPPTAAWFGRVAKRLAAAAAQLTDEHVLARISVERGERASRRARTAREVLVATSLTRDLPASRLPAEERIAAVRCPGLWVYGGSSAVVELAPDVERLLPHARIVTVPGQRHSILIDQPDTVRDIVLSWLRQDCGLHPGPADAAAGRDGPDQPPSPVTLH, encoded by the coding sequence ATGAGCGTCCTCCGGGCCAACGGACTCGCCGTCCACGTGGAGCAGCTCCGGCCGCCCGAAGCGGCGCCCGGCGTACCCGGCGGTGGCCCCACCGCCGTGCTGATCCACGGCCTGGCCACGGACAACCTGGCGAGCTGGTATCTCAGCATGGCCCACCCGCTCGCCGCCGCTGGCCTCCGCGTGATCATGTACGACCTGCGTGGGCACGGAAAGAGCGAGCGGCCGCCGGCGGGCTACACGCTGGACCACTTCGTCGACGACCTGGCGGCGCTGCTGACCGTGCTCGACGTCACCGGTCCGGTCCACCTGCTGGGCAACTCCTTCGGCGGCACGATCGCGTTCGGCTACGCGGCACGTCACCCTGAGCAGGTCGCCGCGATCGCCGCCGTCGAGTCCTCCCCGCCCACCGCGGCCTGGTTCGGGCGGGTGGCCAAGCGGCTCGCCGCCGCCGCCGCACAGCTGACGGACGAGCACGTGCTCGCCAGGATCAGCGTCGAACGCGGAGAGCGGGCCAGCCGCCGGGCCAGGACGGCTCGCGAGGTGCTCGTCGCCACGAGCCTCACGCGCGACCTGCCGGCCAGCCGGCTACCGGCCGAGGAGCGGATAGCCGCGGTCCGGTGCCCGGGGCTGTGGGTGTACGGCGGATCCTCGGCCGTGGTCGAGCTGGCCCCCGACGTCGAGCGGCTGCTGCCACACGCGCGGATCGTCACCGTGCCCGGCCAGCGGCACTCCATCCTCATCGACCAGCCGGACACCGTCCGCGACATCGTCCTGTCCTGGCTGCGCCAGGACTGTGGCCTCCACCCCGGCCCCGCCGACGCCGCAGCCGGACGTGACGGTCCCGACCAGCCGCCCTCACCCGTCACCCTGCACTGA
- a CDS encoding GntR family transcriptional regulator, translating into MYVTLRRRFADGDLAPAERLTETALAQALGVSRTPVREALGRLQADGLVVPTARGVVVATLSSDEIEQIYELRAVLEGLAAAQTARRQAAGLIAPAEIRGIQDAADEVEQAVSEGDAKRSARANLAFHRAFGHSPSNPFLEDALHRVWDRIAVSTVSNLQDRAWAKTVITQHQEICQAIVNGDENAARRAAEEHIHAALQTYRAVH; encoded by the coding sequence GTGTACGTCACGCTGCGCAGACGCTTCGCCGATGGAGACCTGGCCCCGGCCGAACGGCTCACGGAGACCGCCCTGGCGCAGGCACTCGGAGTCAGCCGCACACCCGTCCGGGAGGCGCTCGGCCGACTACAGGCGGACGGTCTGGTCGTACCGACGGCGCGCGGTGTGGTGGTGGCGACGCTGAGCAGCGACGAGATCGAGCAGATCTACGAGCTGCGGGCAGTCCTCGAAGGCCTGGCGGCGGCGCAGACGGCGCGCAGGCAGGCGGCCGGACTGATCGCCCCCGCGGAGATCCGCGGCATCCAGGACGCTGCCGACGAGGTCGAACAGGCGGTGAGCGAGGGCGACGCGAAGCGTTCCGCCCGAGCCAATCTGGCATTCCACCGGGCCTTCGGGCACTCCCCGAGCAACCCGTTTCTCGAGGACGCCCTGCACCGGGTGTGGGACAGGATCGCGGTGTCGACCGTCTCCAACCTGCAGGACCGCGCCTGGGCGAAGACCGTGATCACCCAGCACCAGGAGATTTGTCAGGCCATCGTGAATGGTGACGAGAACGCTGCCCGGCGCGCCGCCGAGGAGCACATCCACGCAGCCTTGCAGACCTACCGCGCCGTGCACTGA
- a CDS encoding helix-turn-helix domain-containing protein: protein MDAVSTDDVPPAERFAYWREVISKLAVPCDLHCDPHVENEFWAHAGFSSFGPVRAALATVMPHSLHRTPRRIRQADPEVFEVVCTVRGGGTVTQDGRSADVGGGDLVLLDPSRPYRIEPAPHIRLSRVLLLHTPRSLLPIPPADMRSLTAVRIPGDQGVGALTSQFLLHLAQRMPELGPSDVRRLSTLTVEVLGTALAHALECESVVPPRTRQRALMAQIKSFIRHHLGDARLTPDAIASAHHISLRYLHKLFQQDGQTVAGYVRELRLERCRRDLTDPRLDVRPIRAIAARWGFSSPAHFSQAFRSAYGLSPRQFRRQTTRVHAD, encoded by the coding sequence ATGGACGCGGTCAGCACCGACGATGTCCCCCCGGCGGAGCGGTTCGCCTACTGGCGCGAGGTGATCTCGAAGCTCGCCGTTCCCTGTGACCTGCACTGCGACCCGCACGTGGAGAACGAGTTCTGGGCGCATGCCGGATTCAGCTCGTTCGGTCCCGTGCGGGCGGCCCTGGCAACCGTGATGCCACACTCGCTCCACCGCACGCCGAGACGCATCCGCCAGGCCGACCCCGAGGTGTTCGAGGTCGTCTGCACCGTGCGCGGCGGCGGTACGGTGACCCAGGACGGCCGGAGCGCGGACGTGGGTGGCGGGGACCTGGTTCTCCTCGATCCCTCGCGTCCCTACCGCATCGAGCCCGCGCCGCACATTCGGCTGAGCCGGGTCCTGCTTCTCCACACGCCGCGCTCGCTCCTGCCGATCCCCCCGGCGGACATGCGGAGCCTGACCGCGGTGCGCATCCCGGGTGACCAGGGCGTCGGTGCGCTGACGTCACAGTTCCTCCTGCATCTGGCCCAACGCATGCCCGAGCTCGGACCCTCGGATGTCCGCCGGCTGTCCACCCTCACCGTCGAGGTGCTCGGCACGGCGCTCGCCCACGCGCTGGAGTGCGAGAGCGTGGTGCCGCCCCGCACCCGGCAGCGCGCACTGATGGCCCAGATCAAATCCTTCATCCGGCACCACCTGGGTGACGCGCGGCTCACCCCGGACGCGATCGCCTCAGCCCACCACATCTCGTTGCGCTATCTGCACAAGTTGTTCCAGCAGGACGGGCAGACTGTCGCCGGCTACGTCCGAGAGCTCCGCCTGGAGCGGTGTCGGCGCGACCTCACCGACCCCCGCCTGGACGTCCGCCCGATCCGGGCGATCGCGGCCCGGTGGGGGTTCAGCAGCCCCGCGCACTTCAGCCAGGCATTCCGCAGCGCCTACGGCCTCTCCCCGCGCCAGTTCCGCCGCCAGACCACACGAGTGCACGCAGACTGA